The window cttgcaattattttttaaaaaaatattataatttttttgggcaTCCCAAAATTTTCTTGTTTATATAGTATTAAGATCAATGactgatttatattttaaattaataaagattggcagggaaaaaaaatcttacttttaaaagtaaacagactaaaacaaaaaaacaatttcaataATCAATGACTGATTTAATATAGGACTGCAAATTTGGGTGAGCCTGGTGCATTCGGACTACACTGATTTGAATCAATATATTTTCAAGTTAAGTTGGATGAGATCAATTTCTACgtgatttataaatttattagtcTAACCTTATGTATGTTATGGACTAAATGGGTCATTTTATCCGtgcatttttctaaaaaaatgtattttgaccatatacttttatttaaaaagaaggttaattgtaatttttgtatCTCTTTAATTCTTGATACACAATTTGGATGGTCATATTTTCCCGATTTaagtttcatatttaaaataattcatatgtttcgtttcttttatataatacaATTGAATTCTAAATCTAATAAATTCATTtaaggtaaaaaaattatttaattaaaatataaaaatacaagaaataaatatgtgtaactaaaatttatcattgacaaaattaatatatattttacatcTATAATATAATCAGTCCAACAAAAAGTGAGATTTAAAGTAAAAGTTGAgagaaacttttttattttaaagaaaaaaattatatatgaagtCTTATAGACAATATGTGTgacattttttacttaaaaaaactaataataaacgTTGATAGACCTAAAATTCaagttttagttattttatttttgggtcGACCTTGAATATAAtatgatggaaaaaaaaacactttataaAATCCActatattttgataattattcttttcttgggTCTATAGGTACATGcattatttataataagtaattttgttgagtttaaaatttaaaactttttacgTAGTCAACCATTCATAAATCATGTTAAGAATGATGGTTAGTTATTGAAAAAACTCTTATATAATTGATAGgcaatgtaataaatttttttaggttaaaatataattttcgtttatttattgttttaaatttctgattttaatttttattttttattttttaattcagacattttgtctttcatttttaataaaactataaGTTAGTCCTCTTATTTTTCAGTTGAGACATTTTGTCTCTtactttttacaaaatttacaattttagtaTCTTTTTCCATTTCAAACTTcactttgcatttttttaataaattaaacttgttaacaattaaataattttaaaaaatatttatgcataAACTAATGTTTGAAATtagtcataaaaattaaaattacatatttttaaaaagtgaaaaacgaaatatgttaattaaaaaatgggaAAATAAAGTCACAAACTTTTTAAAGGTGAAAggtaaaatatcttaattaaaaaataaaaaaattaaaattacatatcttaaaaaataggaaaacaaaaattCCATTTTAGCCTGTTTTTTAAGAAATGTAATAACATTGTACACTATtgttatatgtatattattCTGGCAATTATGTTTGATCCGAAAGCATCATTAATTAGTGAGAACaactttctaaaaaaaaaactgtaatttTGTGGGTGCCTTCcacttttgattaaaaaaaatgatttttcacatacaaaatttgaacttttatttaaagAGAATCAGAAACTTACTATATTTATTCATCATCGGTTGAATAACgtcctatattatttttttaatcttgctGTTTATTAGGAAAATAGTTTCTgactaatataaaatttgatcaagagaaaaaaaataaaatctaacaaaattatttctccTAAAAATTAAACTCCTAAAAATTGAACTCCAGTAATACTTCAATAATTCAACTTCAATTTTAACGTATTAACCCGTTGTACTAAATCACTTAGTTAACGTCCTAGTTTAATGTGCTTtctataattaattcaacttttAAAATCTGATTTTGAAATCTATATTCAATTAAAGCTTTAAGCTCAAATTTCTGGCTAACTTATCTTTTATTCCACTAACGACAGAGAAAGGATTTAAATGCTTAATTAATGTAGTTTTAAAAGGATGTTGATCTCTCCATTGCGTAGGCAAGAGCAAGACAACGCTTACCAAACAAAAACcgctcttaatttttaaaacatataataaaatgttcccttattataataatcaaattGACTTCAATTAGCATAAAAATAATAGCCTTTAGTGGGACAATCCATAGTAACCTAGGAAACTCAGTACAAATAcacattaaaaatacaaaagccCAAGGATATAATATGcttcaaatatttgttttccACACTCAAATTGCCATATCACGGGTGAATAAGTGAATTCAAACCAAGATCTAAACAAAAAGCTATCAAAGACAAATATtgtccacaaaaaaaaattaatcattatgaTAACTGATTACAAATTACTATATTTCAATCAAGAAAATCTGATTGAGCTGGTTAAGCATAATACGTAAATGTTAAAAACAACCTCCTACTACTGTTATTGTGTTTAATTCTTACATGTAATTTCTTTTTACTATACTTTAAGCTAAAAACCTCATTTATCTTGActatgattaaaaaaagtgtattattTGCAATAATatgttggataaaaaaaagggtAGCCTGAGAATGAACCTTATCTGTAATATTTCGAGTCCAAGCTTCTCTTGGTGCTCTGTAAGGGACCAAAAACCAATTTCATCCACTCGTAACATACCCCTATCGGTTTTAGAAAAGCCAAGAAAGTTTGTGTCCACCAACCTCTATTTTACACGAGTCTCTCATACTATGATACTATAGCTACACTTCCCACTGTGTCTCAGGGTCTGTGACACACACAGACTCACTTCAAGTTCCCAGCTTTTGCCATTTTTCCCACTGTTTATTGGTGAGTTCCTTTGTGTCATTGTGTGCAAACTCATTTGCGAGAGGCAAAAGCCAAAAGGGGTGACatttagtagtattttttttgttctgtgGCTCTGATTCTGCTTATTCCTGTTAGCTTTTTGACACAGTGGTAAATAGTTTATTTCTGTTATTATTGCTGTTTTACTTTAAAAGTGAATTTTTCAGTGTTTTGTGTAAATAATGAAAATGTATGAGGCTTCAAAAGCCAGGTTTGTTGAGTGCTGAACAAATGCAGAATGTGATCTTCGCTGCTCTTTCAGTAAATCccagatttttgtttttggtcagATTACATTATAATGCTTCTTAtgctataaatgaaaaaaaaaaaagatgtggcatattttgttatttggTGATGCCTTCGAAGATCTGGTTTACAAGAGGGTTGCTTCAAATGTGGTATGATGGTATCACATATCTTTGTGAATAGCTCGTAGTTTTATGATCATAAACCTGAAAGTAGACTTTTTAGGCCCGATACGTGGCTTTATTTATCTGCATAACTCACTTTTTCGTCATAGTATGCCTTTCATCTAATGACTAAAAAGTTGCCATTTTTCtattgaaacaaatttaaatttcatattacaTGACTAAAAAGTTACCATTTTTCTATTCAAGCAAATTGAAACTTCATATTACATACAACCAAACCAGGCATATTTTAATTCCCATATTGTGGTTAACTAGCCTACAGTGTAGGATCACCGGGATTCCTTTTATGTCTAATATAAATTTTCCCAGATACATGTTTAGTGTGTTTGAGGAGGGAGAAGAAACTAAAAATGTGCTACAAGAACAAGCTAAAGTAGCAGTGATAAACGGGTCACTATAATGGTTCAAAGGGGAAGCAGGATTTGATTAAAGACAGCTTGGTGTGTGGTAACTATGAACAGATGTTGATCTAAGTCTgatctccaaatcaaattcTTGCATAGTATTTGATAAACATATTTGATTTGACTATCAGAGCATCCTTGCACGTTTTCTTCAATGATTATTTTTGTGGTCTTTTGCATCGAATCTGATGCTATGGAATGTGCATGAGTGTGATGATGACTCAGATTGGAATGCCAggttttcaaaaagaaatttgTTTAGTTTTCAGTGTGATCTTAAGTAGTCATCATTGCAGTATGGTTGATGTAgataaatgttattttctagATTACTAGATTATAATGCTCGTGTTTTATCATAATGATGTTATCTAGTAAACATCGTTTCTTTTGCCTCAGGGAGGGGGAGTTTTCATTATTCATGATCAGAGAATGGCACAAATTTTGGCATTCTTTTCACACACTAGAGTTTAGTTTTAGAAGGATTTGACACAATTTCTTTGCAATGATTTTATGTGTGGCTTGATTAGTCATCATCTGATGGTGGTTACGGAATAGCTGATAGACATTATGCATTAAATTATAAGGCTgtttagtattatttttgtttaatatttaacctaaaattgtattatgtattataatttgatttgattcataTCTGAGTGGGGGTTCTCATAACTACTTTAACTACTTTGTGTACTAAAGAGAAGAACTGCAGAACATGGCACAGATTTTGGCTCCCTCTACGCAATGGCAGATGAGAATCTCAAAATCCTCTCCCAATGCAACTCCCATTACATCAAACATGTGGAGTTCTTTATTGtggaaacaaaataagaaagttTCACCTACCAGTTCTGCTAAATTTAGAGTGCTGGCAATTAAGTCTGACAATAGCACCATCAACAGGCTCGAGGGTCTACTTAATTTGGATATCACTCCATTCACTGACAAGATAATTGCTGAGTACATTTGGTATTCATTCTATTCTGCCTCCTTTTGTATCTCTTAGTTCGCCGGATCCAATTATGACTAACTACTTCCTTTTACCTGCTTCTGAGTGAGGATGTAAGGTATTtaaaactgaatttttttttttgaaacaggATTGGGGGGACAGGAATTGATGTGCGCAGTAAATCAagagtatgttatttataatgtTCTAAATAAGCTAAGAGAAATTATTCCTACCattgtcatttgaattgttTCATGCTATTCATGATAATCATACacatatattttcatttcttagACAATATCAAAGCCTGTTGAAGATCCCTCTGAGCTCCCTAAATGGAACTATGATGGATCTAGCACTGGACAGGCACCTGGTGATGATAGTGAAGTAATCCTATAGTAAGAATTTTGGCACTGATACTTCTATTTATGTTACTTACTCTACACCATtgcagttttaattttaatctttttttttctcccagtcctcaagcaatttTCAAAGATCCTTTCCGTGGCGGTAACAATATTTTGGTGAGGGCTGTTATACTTGAAAGAGGTCACATGGCATgttgattgaaatttaaatatagaTATTATGAAGTTAACtagatatattttgttttgctaAGGTCATTTGCGATTCTTACACCCCACAAGGTGAGCCTATCCCTACAAACAAGAGACACAGAGCTGCTGAAATTTTCAGTAACCCAAAGGTCCAAGCTGAAGTTCCATGGTATATATAATACTTCTTATCTTTAGCCTTAAACAAAAATTTGTGATGATAAATTACACGATtctagaatttatttatttatttatttttggtttaatgTTACCAACTATTTTTGGATGCTAGAAATTTGTAACTTGCTATCTAACTCTATGTTACACACACCACTTCTATTTCTGATGATTTAtggcaaaaaagaaagatatataaccccagtttgtttaaatttaaaaaaagtaattctaAACAAACGCTTTTTATCTAAACActtttttaataagtaataaaaaagCAGAAAACTgcttattttaagtaaaaacaaTTCAGACAAACACATCATAAAactgcttattttatttaaaaaatacttattttaaaaaagtaagctCATACAAACTATCCCATATGATAAGCAATGCCAATTAAAATTCTGACATTTATAGTATTTCTTATCTAGTGATGCCTAACCAAATTATGACATGATATTTTCTCTTCTTCATTTGATCACTTACTCAAATAGAAGTTAACTGAACTTTTGGGGTGAATTACAATTTTAACAGAAAACATTCTAATATTATTGTATGTTAACTGTTCAAAGGTATGGAATAGAACAAGAGTACACCTTACTTCAAACAAATGTGAAATGGCCATTAGGATGGCCGGTTGGTGGCTATCCCGGTCCTCAGGTAATGTCAACTCTTCGTAGTTTTCTTTTGGATTTTATTCACATTTCTCTGGAATATTGCAGTTTCATAATGtgaatttaattacttattccTTCATATTTCAGGGTCCTTATTATTGCAGTGCTGGGGCAGATAAGTCATTTGGACGTGACATATCTGATGCTCATTACAAGGCTTGCTTATATGCTGGAATTAACATCAGTGGCACCAATGGGGAGGTTATGCCTGGGCAGGTATATCTCTTGCAGTTCCCTTTGTTTTAAGGCCTATGAATATTCATTTTTCCTCATTATTTCTGCTATGTATATTGCAGTGGGAGTACCAAGTTGGTCCTAGTGTAGGTATTGAGGCTGGTGATCATATCTGGGCTTCAAGGTACATCCTCGAGGTAATTCATTTTGCCtactttttggtttttataCACATACACACACCCTGGTTGGACCATTTGGTTCAATATAATGTCTTATTAAGGCTTTGTCTTTTGTGTGGTTCTTGTTCATGACTTTATGTTCAGCTGAATATTAAAAACTTCCTGTTTGCACTAAGGTTGAtacattgttattattatttgtgtatGCTTACGTGAGAATTGCTCCATTTGCTTGTAGTTATCAACAGACATTTATTGCCCATACATGTTCTTCTAACTCTTTCCTCTTATTTTAGAGGTGGATAAGTCAAAGGCCAAAGAGAATAGACCCTgaagttttcttctttttttttttccttccatctATTTTTATACAATTCTTTAATGCCTCTAAATTTTTTAGATCACGAAAGGTAATTCAGTATTCTGAAGTTTAAAGGTTCTTGACATTGCTTGTAACTGAATTGTTGATAGTCTCGTGTAAACAAAACATTGTGCTTGTTCTCTTGTCCCTTATCCAATTTTGTATCTTCTAATTAAGTATATTGCATTTTGGTCTGGCCAGAGAATTACTGAGCAAGCTGGTGTTGTGCTCTCTCTTGATCCAAAACCAATAGAGGTACATACAGTAATGCTTTAATTAACAGTATTGCCTATCCTATGTTAATTATACTAATTGTTTTGGTTAAACATAGGGTGACTGGAATGGAGCAGGATGCCACACCAATTACAGGTTTTTGCCCATGTCTCTTTGCATGTGTCTTTAATTTACTAAATTACTAAGTTGGTAAAAACCATTTGTCTTTTAGTACAAAGAGCATGAGGGAAGATGGAGGCTTTGAGGTAATAAAGAAGGCAATTTTGAATCTATCGCTACGCCACAAGGATCACATCAGTGCATATGGAGAAGGAAATGAGAGAAGGTTGACAGGAAAGCATGAGACAGCAAGCATTAACACATTTTCTTGGGTATGGTTTCAAAATTGCCAATACCTATTATTGTTAACGACAGGGTAATCAAGCATGAAGTTTTCTTCTTGTTTGCTAcatactaataaaattaaacttgcAGGGAGTGGCTAACCGTGGTTGCTCAATCCGTGTGGGAAGAGACACAGAGAAGAATGGCAAAGGTAAGTCATCAACAATTATGGCCAGGCCACTTTATAGTGGCTCTAGATGAATTAAAAGTACAATCATTTAGATTTCTAATGGGGGACTAAAAAACATTATATCTGACTTCTTTAGCTTGTCGTGCTTGACTGAAGTTGCTAGCTGAAAATTTTAGTATTTCAAACTTTTTGAATAATTGCTAATTGCCTATGCAACAACTTCAGCTTACCATTAGGCTTATGGGTTGGATAGTCTTGCAGTGTCACTCtggtccctttttttttttattgttctccTTCATATGTTGCAAAATCACATGCCTTTCTTTCctaattgatgtgttcttaGCAAATTATTGATGTTCTCTGTTATCACTGATCTCATTCTAATATTTctattcatttctttttctattcgaACCATTTTGTATACCACCGAATTAATACCAAAGTCATAATATACCATATATTAATTCTTAACCTCCTCAATCCTCTTGATCGTAGGTTACTTGGAAGACAGGCGACCGGCTTCAAACATGGATCCATATGTTGTGACATCATTACTTGCAGAGACTACACTATTGTGG of the Glycine max cultivar Williams 82 chromosome 13, Glycine_max_v4.0, whole genome shotgun sequence genome contains:
- the GS-2 gene encoding glutamine synthetase precursor, which translates into the protein MAQILAPSTQWQMRISKSSPNATPITSNMWSSLLWKQNKKVSPTSSAKFRVLAIKSDNSTINRLEGLLNLDITPFTDKIIAEYIWIGGTGIDVRSKSRTISKPVEDPSELPKWNYDGSSTGQAPGDDSEVILYPQAIFKDPFRGGNNILVICDSYTPQGEPIPTNKRHRAAEIFSNPKVQAEVPWYGIEQEYTLLQTNVKWPLGWPVGGYPGPQGPYYCSAGADKSFGRDISDAHYKACLYAGINISGTNGEVMPGQWEYQVGPSVGIEAGDHIWASRYILERITEQAGVVLSLDPKPIEGDWNGAGCHTNYSTKSMREDGGFEVIKKAILNLSLRHKDHISAYGEGNERRLTGKHETASINTFSWGVANRGCSIRVGRDTEKNGKGYLEDRRPASNMDPYVVTSLLAETTLLWEPTLEAEALAAQKLALKV